In a genomic window of Plectropomus leopardus isolate mb chromosome 6, YSFRI_Pleo_2.0, whole genome shotgun sequence:
- the LOC121944747 gene encoding fatty acid-binding protein, liver-type, protein MSFSGKYQLESQENFEPFMKAIGLPDELIQKGKDIKSISEIEENGDNFKVTVTTGSKVLVNTFTVGKEAELETLTGEKAKAVVHRDGNKLRVSLKGIESVTELVDGNTIVNTMTLGSIVYKRTSKRM, encoded by the exons ATGTCTTTCTCTGGAAAATACCAGCTGGAGTCTCAGGAGAACTTTGAGCCTTTCATGAAGGCCATCG GTCTCCCTGATGAACTCATCCAGAAAGGCAAAGACATTAAGAGCATCTCTGAGATTGAGGAGAACGGTGACAACTTCAAAGTGACGGTCACCACCGGCTCAAAGGTCCTCGTCAACACCTTCACTGTCGGAAAGGAGGCAGAGCTGGAGACCCTCACCGGGGAGAAGGCCAAG GCGGTGGTTCATCGTGATGGCAACAAACTGAGGGTCTCCCTGAAGGGAATTGAGTCTGTCACAGAACTGGTGGATGGGAACACAATTGTCAAT ACTATGACTCTTGGCAGCATTGTATACAAGAGGACGAGCAAACGCATGTAA